In Motacilla alba alba isolate MOTALB_02 unplaced genomic scaffold, Motacilla_alba_V1.0_pri HiC_scaffold_458, whole genome shotgun sequence, a single genomic region encodes these proteins:
- the LOC119696821 gene encoding endogenous retrovirus group K member 19 Pro protein-like — protein MWAQVVGPSKPTIECGLTCRGEKFHLPGMLDTGADVTIIARTEWPAHWDLQPVPGMISGIGGATVSMRSKNNVLVKGPEGKLATIRPFVLFPEAIIHHYMDDILVCASEKAYLDKAVKKTIETIEKAGFEIREDKIQYTNPWTYLGFQIRERTIVPQQLAI, from the exons ATGTGGGCACAAGTTGTGGGACCAAGTAAGCCTACCATCGAATGTGgtctcacctgcagaggagaaaagttccacctgccagggatgctggaCACCGGTGCTGATGTGACCATCATCGCTCGCACAGAGTGGCCAGCACACTGGGATCTACAGCCAGTGCCAGGCATGATTTCAGGGATCGGTGGAGCCACAGTGTCCATGCGGAGCAAGAACAACGTCCTCGTCAAAGGGCCTGAAGGCAAGCTGGCAACCATCCGCCCATTCGTG CTATTCCCAGAGGCAATCATCCACCACTATATGGATGACATCCTGGTCTGTGCATCAGAAAAAGCTTACCTGGacaaagcagttaaaaagaCTATTGAAACCATAGAAAAAGCAGGATTTGAGATCCGTGAGGACAAAATACAGTACACCAACCCATGGACTTACCTTGGCTTCCAGATCCGGGAAAGGACCATCGTACCCCAGCAGCTCGCCATCTGA